A region from the Drosophila takahashii strain IR98-3 E-12201 chromosome 2L, DtakHiC1v2, whole genome shotgun sequence genome encodes:
- the LOC108061248 gene encoding probable G-protein coupled receptor Mth-like 6 isoform X1 encodes MANDQCNDGLEKEISRVNPYLNVSLEDGSTDLIVMRRQFHACPSWETLEIDGFLLFENGSFGRRFADNRTFYKGDYCFYPHHLSSEIGKTKWMVYTYKKFEILPAYREFIILSQMCYIITVVVYLYLKKIRNLPGKCFICCILCRLVANCILLRNVFTFSSVINPLIGYFVLFLRLSDSLWLCAISRLVWKKIALLQNMSLESRYQFVTYCVFIFGTGALLTGFIFVMDQIWQADPDIFEYRPDGGVFKCRIQSFGWSFLIYESGQGAILMTYNLIMFILTVREVLKVKRDLKGFSSAEVPYLCFLRLSGLTGVIYILDFVYPLSNFYDSPVWLSYFSMTVTYIHSVSGIVIFGLFILKRSTFQLIMERFRGY; translated from the exons ATGGCTAATGACCAGTGCAATGATGGTCTGGAGAAGGAGATTTCACGGGTGAATCCCTACCTAAACGTGTCCCTCGAAGACGGATCAACCGATCTGATCGTGATGAGGAGACAATTCCACGCCTGTCCTTCATGGGAAACTCTTGAGATAGATGGGTTTTTACTGTTTGAG AACGGAAGCTTTGGTCGCCGATTCGCTGACAACAGGACATTTTACAAAGGGGATTACTGCTTCTATCCACATCATCTTTCTTCGGAAATTGGAAAGACAAAATGGATGGTATATAcctataaaaaatttgaaatactGCCGGCATACAGAGAAT TCATCATTCTTTCCCAGATGTGCTATATAATTACAGTCGTAGTATATCTCTACCTAAAAAAGATTCGGAACCTGCCgggaaaatgttttatctGCTGCATTTTATGCAGGCTCGTAGCCAATTGTATATTGCTAAGGAATGTATTTACTTTTTCCAGCGTTATCAATCCTTTAATAG GGTACTTTGTGCTCTTTTTGCGTCTGAGTGATAGTCTTTGGCTCTGTGCTATCAGTCGTCTCGTGTGGAAGAAAATAGCGTTGCTTCAAAATATGTCATTGGAGTCCCGATATCAATTTGTTACCTATTGCGTCTTTATTTTTGGTACTGGAGCTTTACTAACCGGATTCATCTTTGTAATGGATCAAATATGGCAGGCCGATCCCGATATATTTGAATATAGGCCCGATGGTGGAGTTTTCAAGTGCCGGATACAAA GTTTCGGCTGGTCCTTCCTGATCTACGAGAGTGGACAGGGGGCGATCCTAATGACCTACAACCTAATCATGTTCATCCTGACGGTGAGGGAAGTTCTGAAAGTGAAGAGGGATCTGAAAGGATTTAGCTCGGCCGAAGTACC TTACCTATGTTTTCTACGACTCTCTGGTCTTACGGGAGTTATATATATCTTGGATTTCGTTTACCCATTGTCCAATTTTTACGATTCGCCCGTTTGGCTTTCATATTTCTCGATGACAGTCACCTACATCCACTCTGTTTCTGGTATCGTCATTTTTGGGCTGTTTATTCTGAAGCGCAGCACTTTTCAGCTCATTATGGAAAG ATTTCGCGGTtattaa
- the LOC108061248 gene encoding probable G-protein coupled receptor Mth-like 6 isoform X4 yields MVEFSSAGYKVGFGWSFLIYESGQGAILMTYNLIMFILTVREVLKVKRDLKGFSSAEVPYLCFLRLSGLTGVIYILDFVYPLSNFYDSPVWLSYFSMTVTYIHSVSGIVIFGLFILKRSTFQLIMERFRGY; encoded by the exons ATGGTGGAGTTTTCAAGTGCCGGATACAAAGTCG GTTTCGGCTGGTCCTTCCTGATCTACGAGAGTGGACAGGGGGCGATCCTAATGACCTACAACCTAATCATGTTCATCCTGACGGTGAGGGAAGTTCTGAAAGTGAAGAGGGATCTGAAAGGATTTAGCTCGGCCGAAGTACC TTACCTATGTTTTCTACGACTCTCTGGTCTTACGGGAGTTATATATATCTTGGATTTCGTTTACCCATTGTCCAATTTTTACGATTCGCCCGTTTGGCTTTCATATTTCTCGATGACAGTCACCTACATCCACTCTGTTTCTGGTATCGTCATTTTTGGGCTGTTTATTCTGAAGCGCAGCACTTTTCAGCTCATTATGGAAAG ATTTCGCGGTtattaa
- the LOC108061248 gene encoding probable G-protein coupled receptor Mth-like 6 isoform X2 — MANDQCNDGLEKEISRVNPYLNVSLEDGSTDLIVMRRQFHACPSWETLEIDGFLLFENGSFGRRFADNRTFYKGDYCFYPHHLSSEIGKTKWMVYTYKKFEILPAYREFIILSQMCYIITVVVYLYLKKIRNLPGKCFICCILCRLVANCILLRNVFTFSSVINPLIGYFVLFLRLSDSLWLCAISRLVWKKIALLQNMSLESRYQFVTYCVFIFGTGALLTGFIFVMDQIWQADPDIFEYRPDGGVFKCRIQSRFRLVLPDLREWTGGDPNDLQPNHVHPDGEGSSESEEGSERI, encoded by the exons ATGGCTAATGACCAGTGCAATGATGGTCTGGAGAAGGAGATTTCACGGGTGAATCCCTACCTAAACGTGTCCCTCGAAGACGGATCAACCGATCTGATCGTGATGAGGAGACAATTCCACGCCTGTCCTTCATGGGAAACTCTTGAGATAGATGGGTTTTTACTGTTTGAG AACGGAAGCTTTGGTCGCCGATTCGCTGACAACAGGACATTTTACAAAGGGGATTACTGCTTCTATCCACATCATCTTTCTTCGGAAATTGGAAAGACAAAATGGATGGTATATAcctataaaaaatttgaaatactGCCGGCATACAGAGAAT TCATCATTCTTTCCCAGATGTGCTATATAATTACAGTCGTAGTATATCTCTACCTAAAAAAGATTCGGAACCTGCCgggaaaatgttttatctGCTGCATTTTATGCAGGCTCGTAGCCAATTGTATATTGCTAAGGAATGTATTTACTTTTTCCAGCGTTATCAATCCTTTAATAG GGTACTTTGTGCTCTTTTTGCGTCTGAGTGATAGTCTTTGGCTCTGTGCTATCAGTCGTCTCGTGTGGAAGAAAATAGCGTTGCTTCAAAATATGTCATTGGAGTCCCGATATCAATTTGTTACCTATTGCGTCTTTATTTTTGGTACTGGAGCTTTACTAACCGGATTCATCTTTGTAATGGATCAAATATGGCAGGCCGATCCCGATATATTTGAATATAGGCCCGATGGTGGAGTTTTCAAGTGCCGGATACAAAGTCG GTTTCGGCTGGTCCTTCCTGATCTACGAGAGTGGACAGGGGGCGATCCTAATGACCTACAACCTAATCATGTTCATCCTGACGGTGAGGGAAGTTCTGAAAGTGAAGAGGGATCTGAAAGGATTTAG
- the LOC108061265 gene encoding clavesin-2 has protein sequence MLFLTARVDHSAEQIFKIKQLRQLVEKCDDLVVGTEDTLLTKFLHYTRWDTIKAFQAIHAYYDFKRRHPTWVARHPIEHFRQIFYGTHCRYVMPQVDRNGRVLVVFKTVDGFQNYPDYLQSLVEMDDLIFESLLLLPRVQENGITVICDLQGTTRNFLRQFSPAFMKVVNEKNGVLPFSQRIVHIIQRGFLMHVTSTLFMPFMNKEFKERIFTHDGKNLSKLREMVGYESLPAEYGGPATNVLDTNLIFNHLSQNAEYLEKLQTYGKV, from the exons ATGCTGTTCCTCACAGCCCGAGTCGATCACTCGGCGGAGCAGATCTTCAAAATCAAGCAACTCAGGCAGCTGGTGGAGA AGTGCGATGATCTAGTGGTGGGCACGGAGGACACCCTGCTGACCAAGTTCCTGCACTATACGCGCTGGGATACGATTAAGGCCTTCCAGGCCATCCACGCCTACTACGACTTCAAGAGGCGCCACCCCACCTGGGTGGCCCGCCATCCCATCGAGCACTTTCGTCAGATATTCTATGGCACCCACTGCCGCTACGTAATGCCCCAGGTGGATCGAAATGGACGGGTTCTAGTCGTTTTCAAGACGGTGGACGGGTTCCAGAACTATCCAGACTATCTGCAGAGCCTCGTAGAGATGGACGACCTGATATTTGAGTCGCTCCTGCTGTTGCCTCGCGTCCAGGAGAACGGCATCACAGTCATATGCGACCTCCAAGG GACAACGCGGAATTTTTTGCGGCAATTTTCGCCAGCTTTTATGAAGGTGGTGAACGAAAAGAACGGAGTCCTGCCCTTCAGCCAGCGAATCGTACATATTATCCAGCGCGGGTTTCTCATGCACGTGACCTCCACGCTTTTTATGCCCTTCATGAACAAGGAGTTTAAGGAAAGG ATCTTCACCCATGATGGGAAAAACCTCAGCAAACTGCGCGAAATGGTTGGCTATGAGAGTCTGCCGGCGGAATATGGAGGTCCTGCCACGAATGTCCTGGAtacaaatttgattttcaatCATTTAAGCCAAAATGCCGAGTATCTGGAAAAGCTACAGACTTACGGGAAGGTCTAG
- the LOC108061248 gene encoding uncharacterized protein isoform X3 codes for MMEPEDNDERLFNFVIAQELPMSCYECLIECGFTYSRLKYIDDSDLMNIFPKRKQIGIRAEFRYKLKKWREETDEEQNDEQRDKQLASTHKSSTCSNTYVQSLLLSSDIGAKIVQEVQKSQTLSDLHRRKILTIVADSFYNATLNKYQIPNVSEIERLADQIVSIFPNEKKELYFLSRKISGRHNPGGLLYNKIHNLNRKNKYTLKRRRSSSESENEVTITIKNECIESVFGE; via the exons ATGATGGAGCCGGAGGATAACGATGAACGCCTATTCAACTTtgtaatcgctcaagaattaccTATGTCGTGTTACGAATGCCTTatag AGTGTGGTTTTACGTACTCGAGGCTGAAATATATCGACGACAGCGACTTGATGAATATATTTCCTAAAAGGAAGCAAATCGGGATCCGAGCCGAATTCAGGTATAAACTGAAGAAATGGAGAGAAGAAACT GATGAAGAACAAAATGATGAACAACGCGACAAACAGTTAGCTTCGACTCATAAAAGTTCGACTTGTTCCAATACG TACGTCCAGTCCCTACTTCTGTCATCAGACATTGGAGCTAAAATAGTACAAGAAGTCCAAAAATCACAAACCCTATCAGATCTACACAGAAGGAAGATCTTGACGATTGTTGCTGACAGCTTTTACAATGCAACACTCAATAAATACCAAATTCCAAACGTAAGCGAAATAGAGAGACTGGCGGACCAAATTGTCTCAATATTTCCCAATGAGAAAAAAGAATTGTACTTTCTTAGTAGAAAGATATCTGGTCGCCACAACCCGGGAGGCTTACTATATAATAAGATTCATAACTTGAACCGAAAAAATAAGTATACACTAAAACGACGTCGCAGCAGTTCAGAATCCGAAAATGAggttacaattacaattaaaaacgAGTGTATCGAAAGCGTTTTTGGAGAATGA
- the LOC108061275 gene encoding uncharacterized protein has protein sequence MKLANKDLYQLFKDAGLDLKALTLRRKIEIISVYFTWMRLLMTTWQMITYCLNGIILMIQTVQLWMVYGCEVIINY, from the coding sequence ATGAAATTGGCAAACAAGGATTTATACCAACTCTTTAAGGATGCTGGACTTGATTTGAAAGCCCTCACACTGCGtcgcaaaattgaaataatctCGGTTTATTTTACATGGATGCGTCTGCTTATGACTACTTGGCAGATGATAACCTATTGCTTGAATGGAATTATTTTAATGATCCAAACCGTACAATTGTGGATGGTCTATGGCTGCGAAGTGATCATTAACTATTGA
- the Ku80 gene encoding X-ray repair cross-complementing protein 5, producing MASNKESLVIVIDVRTCAAEEVKLKSAKVVAEVLKDKIVCDKKDYVSFVLVGCDTSILDDEDKEKVTHKNVLKFGDPRLCSWQLLLNFFEFVNKTACEEGQWLDGLEAALQLQETALTFRPARRRILLLFDFNDFPQDFDKFNEITDILLKENIDLIVGTHNIAYKDNAETNEPQAIFNFSRKCGSDELANQKHVLSLVPRCNASLCSFKEALLTVFRVTNRRPWVWNARLHIGSKISISLQGMIAMKNQTPVKLVKVWAEEDETVTRETRHFIKGSEVTPLPEDLMTGYMLGGTPVPYDADVLEPKDPYPQGLHFFGFIKRNAVPDEYYCGESLYLLVHQKNNQSAAIKLDALVRALIASDRAIICWKIFSTKFNRPQMVVLLPRLADDTQPATLYMLEVSYTSQHHFWDFPALRTAKTQCSEDQLLAIDELIDNTDLECSLRDTQQPRPWAQNDLLPFDSLPSIFEQNVMDVLERKVIKRDNKDKNMTEEEEKEMLKDKNFADVFWRVPEPLEEKSKRAAANVKKLFPLRYSRAWQEKLLAKEQAENGVPVKKEPAEKEIPMPSDGVGLTNPGSDFTRILTSIRSIANATQRDARFQALAADTRVVILTLLERKKLNSDQLGEIISLYRQSCMDFNTFQEYDKFAEELKQITLAKKHREFWQEVMVKKELGPLVLGELTLDDEIALKAYYTIEDWQENESNDAEDMES from the exons ATGGCTTCTAACAAG GAATCGCTTGTGATAGTGATAGATGTGCGCACTTGTGCCGCCGAAGAAGTCAAACTGAAATCGGCAAAGGTTGTGGCCGAGGTTTTAAAGGACAAG ATCGTGTGCGACAAGAAGGACTATGTGTCCTTCGTCCTGGTGGGCTGCGACACCAGCATTCTAGATGATGAagataaagaaaaagtaaccCACAAAAATGTGCTTAAATTTGGAGATCCCAGACTTTGCAGTTGGCAGCTACTGCTgaatttctttgaatttgtaaataaaactgCCTGCGAGGAGGGACAGTGGCTAGATGGCCTTGAGGCGGCACTGCAGCTCCAAGAAACCGCACTTAC TTTTAGGCCCGCCAGGCGAAGGATTCTCCTGCTTTTCGATTTCAATGACTTTCCGCAGGACTTTGATAAATTCAACGAAATCACGGATATATTGCTGAAGGAGAACATTGATTTGATTGTGGG CACCCACAACATCGCGTACAAGGACAATGCCGAGACCAATGAGCCGCAGGCCATCTTCAACTTCTCGCGAAAATGCGGCTCCGATGAGCTGGCGAACCAGAAGCACGTCCTCAGCCTCGTGCCGCGCTGCAATGCGTCGTTGTGCAGCTTCAAGGAGGCCCTGCTCACCGTCTTCAGGGTGACCAATCGACGACCCTGGGTGTGGAACGCCCGGCTGCACATCGGCAGCAAGATCAGCATCAGTCTGCAGGGCATGATCGCCATGAAGAACCAGACGCCCGTCAAGCTGGTGAAAGTCTGGGCGGAGGAGGACGAAACGGTGACGCGGGAGACGCGGCACTTCATCAAGGGCAGCGAAGTGACGCCGCTGCCGGAGGATCTGATGACCGGTTACATGCTGGGCGGCACTCCAGTGCCCTACGACGCCGACGTGCTGGAGCCAAAGGATCCCTATCCGCAGGGCCTGCATTTCTTCGGCTTCATCAAGCGGAATGCCGTGCCGGATGAGTACTATTGCGGAGAGTCCTTGTATCTTTTAGTGCACCAGAAGAACAACCAAAGCGCCGCCATCAAATTGGATGCTCTAGTGCGTGCGCTAATCGCCTCCGATCGGGCCATCATCTGCTGGAAGATCTTCAGCACCAAGTTTAATAGGCCGCAaatggtggtgctgctgccgcGCCTAGCGGATGATACGCAACCGGCTACTTTGTACATGCTGGAAGTCTCCTATACCAGTCAGCATCATTTCTGGGACTTTCCCGCCCTGCGAACGGCCAAGACGCAGTGCAGCGAGGACCAGTTGCTGGCCATAGACGAGCTGATCGATAATACCGACCTGGAATGCAGCCTGCGGGACACGCAGCAACCACGTCCATGGGCCCAGAATGATTTGCTTCCCTTTGACAGTCTTCCCAGCATCTTTGAGCAGAATGTGATGGACGTCCTGGAGCGAAAGGTTATCAAAAGAGACAATAAGGATAAGAATATGactgaggaggaggagaaagaAATGCTGAAGGACAAGAATTTCGCGGATGTCTTTTGGCGAGTCCCGGAACCTCTAGAGGAAAAATCCAAGCGGGCGGCGGCCAACGTGAAGAAGCTATTCCCTCTACGCTACAGTCGCGCCTGGCAGGAAAAGCTGCTGGCCAAGGAGCAGGCGGAAAATGGAGTGCCCGTGAAAAAGGAACCAGCGGAGAAGGAGATCCCAATGCCATCGGATGGCGTGGGCTTGACCAATCCTGGCTCAGACTTCACGCGTATCCTAACAAGCATTCGATCCATCGCAAATGCCACCCAGCGGGATGCCCGCTTTCAGGCTCTGGCTGCCGATACGCGGGTGGTAATCCTCACGCTTCTGGAGCGCAAAAAACTCAACAGCGATCAGCTGGGCGAGATCATTTCCCTCTACCGGCAAAGCTGTATGGACTTCAACACCTTTCAGGAGTACGACAAGTTCGCCGAGGAGCTGAAACAGATCACGCTGGCCAAGAAACACAGAGAGTTTTGGCAGGAAGTCATGGTGAAAAAGGAGTTGGGGCCTCTGGTCCTGGGCGAACTAACGCTGGACGACGAAATTGCCCTGAAAGCCTACTATACCATTGAGGATTGGCAGGAAAACGAGTCAAACGATGCAGAGGACATGGAGagctaa